TGGTTGTTCTTGAACAACTTTAGCAACGAACGAGTATCAGAATGAAGAGTAAAGAGCGAGTACCAAGTACAAACTCGTCAGAATTTGTGAGGGCTTGAAAGCATGCGCTCTCAAATGGTTGTGTCACGTGCTTTTTATGATTGACTACTGAAGATTTTGTGAACTTTACTCACTTACAACATAACacggaaaatatttttcttcagtttctCTATGTCTACACAAATCGTTCATATCCGTACTTACTCGCTTACCAACTAGCTGGTACTTCATTCTTATGTTCCTAAACTCGACATATGCCAATTAATTATTCAAATTGCATTGCCTCACGTTTGATCCAGTATCCCCCATGATGTTTGTACGTTCAATCCCAATGCTACTTTTAAACTATTTTATCTTACATAGGTCTGATAATCCCACTCTACTAAGAAACCGTTTACATCACACTGCAAGCCCCTGGCGGTTGGACGGTTTGTGTTACTTAAAACGAAATCCATTTAACTTGGAACTTGCTAAATGTGCCAGTAACTTACCAACAAACTAATAAGTTCCTCATTAGCTCAAAAAAgtaatcaattcaattgtttGACTTCATTACGTAAATAGATTTCAAACCTTCGATGCTAAAGGTTGCGAAATTTAGATGAGTCTTGTATCAGGTGATTGAGGTTTGTCACTGCCTATTGCTCAAAAATCGTAAATGGAAACCTAGgcacatttgtttttgtttataGGGCTCCATTTCAGGTTCTCTCCTTAATCAAGGAGCTGACGGAGACTCTGGTGTCTTGAATTAACCAACTTTTCCGTGGCCCCACTTgatttgaaacctttttgacCAGATCGAAAGTGAAGAAACAATTGGATTATGGCTAATATCAGTTTGGTATGTACACCGGTTGGGCGGTCCTGGGAAgggtctttttttcaagttccatGGTTGGGAATCTGGCATCGTGGAAGCcagttttgatgaaattgtaaTGCTGTGACATGATTCTTGAAAGGGCCTCTCATTTGAACGTCCTCGGGCAAAGGCGATGTTTGGCTTTATATTGGATGACAGCATCAAATCTTAGGGATGTGAtggatttcatttgatttaggAGTCGGACTTGTTCTCTGGCATCATTGGTTAAAAGTGACTTGAGTCCGTCTGGTTTTTTGCTGGCCGTCGCTTTTGCTATTGTCTGGCAAACCTGTTCGTTTTCTGTAAGAGCAAAAGCGAGAGAGAACACATGTGCACGAATATGGCTGGCTTATTAGTTAGCGTATTGCCTGAAGTGACTATTCAGTACAGATTCACAAGTCGACCCGCTAGCTACCATCCCATTGAAGCTGTTCAACATCTCTCAGGTTctaaaacccaattttgaataattccaGTTAGTTTCTGCTTCATTTgagttttcatttatttttaattttgccCGAACACTGCTATGCTTGCCTTTTTTGCTAATCGTCATTGATGGGAAAAAAGATTCTTAAATCAATGACATTGCAAAACGCCATGAACCTCTCAAGCCCACATAAACAGTAAATCGCCAGACAAAGGTTTGCCATTTGGAAGAAAGGCTCTGAAACAATGTCCAAAAGAAGTGGAAAACTAGTGGTAACTGTACGCCCCGCCGTCAAAGAcgattgattgcatttgagtCAACGTAGCCTCAAAGTCTCCAATGAGAACTATTGCAAGAGCAAGGGGGTTCCAATGGATGTTTATTTTATTGGATGATATTTTTctcccaaaattttgtgcctGGCCTATGCCTTAGATGTGACCCTTATCAGTCTTGCGTTTACTTCAATGCTTGGGGATATGATTCCTCAAAGTGATTCTTCTTATGGGGTTTCAAAAGCGATGCAATACCCAGGCAAACCCTTTGAACACATTGTTGTCCAATAAGAGGCGGGTCTATGGTCCATGGAGCAATACTCGCTCGGGAAGTGAGGACATGGAGCCCTTCAGCTAATGCAAGAATGTTCAAATCATCATGGGACCGGCCTGCACCTTTAAGGCCATAGCCTTTGAGGAGCTAAAAGTGTCCACCATGCCGAAACCCAAGTCCGGATTTTGATTGCAACGCAATGGCATAAGCACAGTTATAAGAAATCATGATAATTTTAGAATATTTCCAAGTACTTTGTTGCATTACAGCATTTGTGACGCAAATTTGGATTGCCTGTTAGGATTCTTGCAGACActcgttttgaaaatggcgGCACAAGAAACGAAGTTCTGAGGCCGGAGTACTgcattttctaatttcaatatttttttttgtttcaagagaACCATGTTTTTTAAATATAATGTATAGATATTGGATCACACTCCTGTAGCAATTGGAACGTTTGCTTAAATTTGAATCCGGCGGCAAAATAACGGAGTGTTGAAACCACAGGCTTTTTGTCAGGAAGAAAACGGTTCAGGCAAGCTGTAGGCCTTGCTTGGAAGGTCAAAAGGCCAACTTGTTTGGGTGTCTACCTTTCATGCTGGCCGAGTTCTGATGTGTCTTGAGGACCTACAAAaagtttttggacaaaatcagTTGAGGATATTTGATGTGCGCCGCTGTTGGGTGGGTCATATGAGGTCCTAACTAAAACTTGGAGGAATCATACACAACTGTTTTTTGGGTGTGAGGAATCAGTTATGCATTTACGTAAACACTTGCATTTCAGAGCCAACATTATGATTGTAGCAACATGCCTCATGGTCTCATTGGTGTTTTTTATTCATGGACAAATGGTCAATTCCTACGCCATCTTCCCGCACATTGGCACCTACAGACGTAAGTGGATTGCCATCAAAAAAGTGTGAAAAGTAATGGAGTGTGTATTCTTAGCAATTCTGGTCTTTTCTGACCAcggtttttgttcttttgttaTACGGTTTGGCCAAACAGGTATTCAATTAACACATACGCAACCTACTAGATTGAATCTTAACGGTGGACGGTGTTTGCCTCCAACAAAAGACTggctttgaacttttttgaaatttctttgaacaaaaaggtcCATGGCATCAATGAGGAGTAACTTCGTTTGCTAAAACTGACTAGTGAAAGGGATAGTTGCAAAACTCTGCAGTTGAAAAGACTATAACAATTGATTTGGACTTCCAACGGCTTTCCCACCCGAATGGGTCTGGGCaaaggaaaattcaatttcagaatACACATATTAGATTGTCCCAATAAAAGACCAATCAAACTCAGAAAGTGGGCAAGCTTGTAAAATGGGCTGCGTAAAACATGCTCCAGATTATTGTCAACAAATTATGAAACTGAGCCATTGTCAGTTGTGCTCTTAAGGTCATTATAATTTCTTACTGCAGCTATGATCGcaactttgtccaaaatgtccgACTTGAAAAAGAGTTGTTCTTAATAACCCTTGCATGAAGGAGGAAACACcgacttttcaaaagcaatataACCATGAGAGAGGCCAAATTTGTAACTGGGGTTTCCAGCAAACGGATTTGgcaaattccattttttttataatgaGCTCAAGTTTTCGAGTTTGTGAAATATTTATGCGTATTgtgcatttttcaattgatgtctataaaaagtggaaagtgtcggaaaaagcaaaagaagaatgaaggcTACAATTTCGTTTGCATGGAAGCAGGAATTCAAAttaactcattttcttttgacttCTTTGACACTTTTCCGTCTCAGTCGATCGAGGCAATCAACATTTAGAAATGGACGACGAGTCTTCTGGAACGATGCCAGAATGCAACGGAGAAATGAGTCAAGAATTCAACACTGAAATTTCGAATCTCAGTGGATGCTTTAATTTCCAAACCCCTGGTTTTAACGATGGAGGATATCCGAACAACACAATGAATGGAGGGAGACTTTATGTATGCAGATACGTTTTTCAGGTAATCTATTCTCATTTCTAAGATATTACTTGCACACATAGCTTTCATAGATGCCTCACTTGGACGATGccgaaaattgaaatggtgAATTGGCCcatgatgaaattgataaaTTCTGAAGGCTTTGGTGTTAAATCTTCGTAGGTCTTTGAACCAAATTGGGTTGACTTTTTTTAGCGGCTTCTTTGACGAGCTCTTATAATTGGGAACCCcttttgaaaggaatgaattCAGATATTATTTCGCTATattgcaattcaaaaagtaacgTCGTACTCAAGACaatggtttttgtttcaaacatgCATGATACATAGATCTTAAGTACATTTCCAAACTATTTTGTAACTGTGGGCAAACAAAGACAAATGAATTTGCATTTGCTTATCACTTTTACTACTATCCATTCTTTATGtcgtttgtttcaaatttaatcATGTCATTACAGTTTGGGGCTGAGGTAACTGGAACGGTGACCGTTAAAAAAGCAGGATTCGAGTTACAAGCACCGACACAAGCAGGAAATTGCGTGGATGCTGTCTCAGTTACTCCTGTGACGAAAGACTTGAATGACCCCGAGGAAAGAGGTCAACAGGATAATTTCGCCTCATTTTGCGGCGTGATTAGCGAAGACAAGAGCCTGagtttctcttcctcttcacTCTCTGTTTTCCTCGTCGCCGATGCTACAGTGAACGGCAACGGAGCCGAAATTGAAACCTGCTTTGATTAATAGAGCTGCAGGGTAAACCATTTATCTTTATACCACGCCGTGAAGTGTTGAGtggtcatttttattttatttattttttcatttctggcCGACTTCAGAGTTTCgaaaataaattgttcaaaatatggCTCTTTAAATGTGCTGATAAGGGGTCTTTTATGGCATTTGTGTGGGTGAACTATGGGACAAATAGAGAACAGATCCCCTAGAGTGAAAACTCTCTCAAAAACCCgatttcagcctttttttaTTGTCTTGTTCAAGTTTGCTCAAGAAGATGACTTTTTGGAAGGCTCAAGGAAACAATACAGATGATTTATGACCCACCACTCATGTTCACAGATTAATGTATAAatgtaaacataacaaatatGCACCCCAACATTAGTGTCTTTCTCTTAAATTAAACACCGGTGTCGAGCTAAGATCGATCCCTTGAGTGACTGGAACTGACCGTCAGATCACGGCAATGATTGGTTTTCTTCGACCAAGAGACAATCATAAGTCCGAGCACACTGAGGCTCAAGATAGAGGATGGAAAGAGCAAGACCAAATTCTTGCCCTTCCTCCCTTGAGCGTGTTCCAAACACGACTGGAAcatccacctccaccaccaccaccaccaccgacaCCGCCAAGGATAACATAAAAATATCGCGAAGAATGACCTTGCGTCACTTTTACTCCGCCCGTTAATTTCGGTTTGGTTTGGTGTGACTGTGCCATTTGAAATGTATTAGAACATAAACTAAGAGAGTTAGTACAGATTTGAGGTGGTTTGCCAATTTTGCTCCAAGGATCACTGCCAGAAGCTCAAGTTTTGGGATCGTTAGCagctttttccttttttggctgAAACTATGTTCTTTGAACACTCTAATTGGACGGTGGCTTGTGTTTCGATTTGGGTGTGGGCAACAATTGCGAACGTCACAAGACATGTGAAGTTGCAAGCTCGTCGATTTGTCTAAAGGTGACAAACAATGAGGGCGttcttttttccatcaaaatgaacTATCCCGTGGGTCGAACCATTCAATAATCTTACAACTTCTGTGTTGTTCGACTTCCAGTTTCGAAGGTTGAAATTGCTGCCTTCAAGTACTCCACCGATCTCCTTGCAAGTGTGGATAAGTTGGCTCGGATTTCCATAACTGTCAAGATAATCATCGACATGAAATTGTGTACAAATTTTTGTCTTCGCTTCCTCTAAACAATTTGAAGTTCTGCCGTCCTGTGAAGCGTTCTAATGGCCAAGACTGGAGGAGATACATCTCCAAATACGACATTGACCATCTGATAcagtcaattctagtgaccgtagaggcttaatgtgcgttttgagagcaccttcaagtcttcgagaatccaggctagttcgaacaatgaagtccacatctcttctttctcgggctccttcattgtttaaatttgcttccctctaatatccgtaaggaatacgtaggccttgttgatacGGTAGCAtcattcaagtcagacttggacaaatttttagatagcattccagatcaaccctacattcaaggattagctcggtctgccaactcaaattcgttggtagaccaaatatcatataaaaattgaaaggtaataaatagacgaatttatacttttcattttaatagtactggggattacattccctgtagcggttagaaaagcccgtgaaaaaccaaaccaaaaaaaaaaaaaaaaaaaatatgttataGTCGAAACTGCACGTACGTTGTCAAACGGTAAGAATTTCACCTCAACTTATTCAAGCAACATTTaaatttttgtcttttattcAGACTCATAATTTAAATACAGATTAACTTGCCGATCAATAAActattttcatccatttcagtAACGTTCCTTGTTGGACAGTTGCTTGTCATTCCGTAGATCCAGGAGGCAAATTCGACTTGTGGGTAGGAGCGGGCGGCTTGTTTTGTCTGATTGCCGCTTTGGTGATGCTTGTGTTCGGTGGGATTTGGCGTTTCATCAGGCGAGGAAGAACTGTAGTGACATCCCGGCAAAGCCCATCTGGAGAAGGAGCGGTTTCATCCATATCCAATTTGGCCGATCCAAACTTTTCACTTGGAAGGGAAGAGGGGCTTCCACCGTTTAGTTTGGCCACTCTTTGGTCCTCTCTTTTGCCGAGCAACTTTTACTACATAGACGTTAAGGTTCAGCCACTTCGACAAGATTTCTCGTCAATTTACTACATAGAGGATCCACCAGCTTTTAGACCCCCCTCGGACCCAGTCTCTTTGGCCAAAGGAACAGAGACTTCTCTCAATAAGGTGACGCTCGAGAAGGAGGTGTTCTGTTGCCgcatttcctcttcttcaacttAGAGCATATCCTTGGCACCCTGGGAAATGGGCCCTTACTTAGCAAGGCCCGTACCATCCTTTGTAGCTTTACAGGATTAGTCCACGGGTCGAGTCAAGTCctttgcttttaaaatgcCGGGCTGTTTGGCCGTTTTGGCTAGGTGAAGACTCAGAATGTTCTATTTGCCTTGGCATTGGTTTCCACAAGCTGGccacatgattcaaagaactgAAGAAGATAAAAGAATTAAGCGAATGCTTAAAGCCAACCGccaatttttgacaaatttactGACCTCCTCAAAGCAGACGTCGAGTTCCTTCAACTCCGTACTAAGATCAGCCACTAGCGAGCAAATCAATGTGATCCTGGATGTGCTTCATTTAGTGGCTGTCGGGAAAATACCAGGATAAAAACGCCACTTCCaattgtttgtaaaaatcCAACAAAGCCATGCATTTTCATGAACGTTTGAATAATCCATCAAGCCTAAACGGTAGACATACTTATGGTACTTTCATACtgattcatcttgaattaatatttgatttcattttcagcacTGAAAGACGCCTCACTTTTggataaaattcaatttttaagggCATTGAGAGTACATTTGCCAAATTACTCCATTGGGTTTTCTTTCGGGTATAATGGAAGCCAAAATGCTGATATCTTGTGCCGAATACTTTCACTTGAAGAAGGTCGAGGAGGCTCAAACGAAGTGTCAAGGAAGATTGAAGATCAAAAAAACAGTAACCAAGATATTTCTTGGGCTAAAGAAGTTGTGGAGAAGGAGCCGTTAGTTGAAGAATCTTCTCAAACAGAGGATCCAATTATCCACCCAGGCAACAAGACAGTAGTCTTTCCCAATCGAACTTAGTGCTTCAACACAAAATTATTGGAACGCCGATAGCGACACTGACGcttctgatgatgataactatttttgttttgaaaaaagaaaaaaacgaccTAAGAATTAAGTGAGATTGAATACATCTTGCAACATTTACTAAATATTATCTTTCCAGTGGGAGTCCTACTTGTCAGGTGGTGAAGAATAATGGTTGACCGTcagattcaaattaattcCGGAAGTGCCCCCCAGCAAATTCGCGTTAGTCCTAATTTTGGGAAAATCAACCTGCCAGCCAGAATATACATAAGGTAAAGCATCCTAAATATTGTTggtggagaaaaaaatatccgcTTGatgcttgaactttttttgcggaccGTCAATGAGTGGAAAGGTAACAATAATCCATAAAAGGATGAAATTTGTATTAATTGATGCGACGATATTCCTTTTCCTCCTAGAGCAAACTTGTGTTGGATATGCTTCAGCATCGCGATGAAGTatttcgaggttctttttcTCGAGCTATTCATTGTGGCCCATCTGCTCACGACTTCGAATTTACATCGCTTTTGGTTCAAGCCTTCCCTTCCATTGAACGTCATGATGTAAAAAGATTACTCTTGCGACACATCGTTATTTTGGGCACAATACCAGTTGGTGTGATCCATTTCAGCGGGTTGTGAGGCCAGAAGATTTGGACCCATACGCAGAAAAATCcagt
This Tigriopus californicus strain San Diego chromosome 12, Tcal_SD_v2.1, whole genome shotgun sequence DNA region includes the following protein-coding sequences:
- the LOC131891770 gene encoding uncharacterized protein LOC131891770 isoform X1, whose translation is MHLRKHLHFRANIMIVATCLMVSLVFFIHGQMVNSYAIFPHIGTYRLDRGNQHLEMDDESSGTMPECNGEMSQEFNTEISNLSGCFNFQTPGFNDGGYPNNTMNGGRLYVCRYVFQFGAEVTGTVTVKKAGFELQAPTQAGNCVDAVSVTPVTKDLNDPEERGQQDNFASFCGVISEDKSLSFSSSSLSVFLVADATVNGNGAEIETCFD
- the LOC131891770 gene encoding uncharacterized protein LOC131891770 isoform X2 yields the protein MIVATCLMVSLVFFIHGQMVNSYAIFPHIGTYRLDRGNQHLEMDDESSGTMPECNGEMSQEFNTEISNLSGCFNFQTPGFNDGGYPNNTMNGGRLYVCRYVFQFGAEVTGTVTVKKAGFELQAPTQAGNCVDAVSVTPVTKDLNDPEERGQQDNFASFCGVISEDKSLSFSSSSLSVFLVADATVNGNGAEIETCFD
- the LOC131892139 gene encoding uncharacterized protein LOC131892139 isoform X3, with product MSGKSKLVLDMLQHRDEVFRGSFSRAIHCGPSAHDFEFTSLLVQAFPSIERHDRVVRPEDLDPYAEKSSQKLLILDDFGNDAMERKEFKALFEMGSHHYNISVIVCKISIQQRDITPQFSATCLISSFLTIEALDQS